GGGGTATTCGCGAACGACTGGGATATTTTACTGCGGAATTTCAGAGCAAGGTCCAAGGCCGGCGGATTATCTGGCTTCATGCGGTATCGGTTGGAGAAACCCGCGCAGCTATCCCCCTGATAAGAGAGCTGCGGAAGGATTATCCCGATTTTCTGATTCTGGTCAGCAATGTGACGGAGACCGGTCATTCCATAGCTTGTGAAGTGCCGGGGATTGATCATTGTATTTTTTTCCCGTTCGATTTCTCTTGGACTGTCCGCAAGGTTTTTCAGCTGATTGCTCCTGAGCTGGTTATCATTGTCGAGACGGAGATCTGGCCGAATTTTACCCGCCAGGCAAAAAGACTTGGTATCCCGCTGATCCTGGTTAACGGTCGGCTCTCAGATCGTTCTTATCCGCGCTATCGGTTTGCCCGCTTCCTGTTGAGACCGGTTCTTGATTGTTTTGCAGCATTCTGTATGCAGTCACAGACCGATGCGGAGCGAATTGTCTCCCTCGGGGTTGAGTGTGCAAAGGTCGAAAATACCGGGAATATGAAGTTTGATCACGAGCTGAAAAATCATTCAGACGATGTGGTTGCCCAAAGAAAGGATTCCTATCGGATTCCCGAGCAGGCGGCTGTTATCGTCGCCGGAAGTACGCATGACGGAGAAGAACAGCTTTTGCTGGAGTCCTTCCAGCGGATTTCTCAACGAGTCAGCAGAGAGCTTCGCCTGGTGATTATCCCTCGTCATCCCGAACGGAAAAAAGAGGTCTTGAATCTATTCCGCGGTACGGGGTTGCAAGGACGTCTACGGACTGAATTGAAGACCGATGATGCGTTGCTGAATGGCGACGAGGTCCTGGTGGTCGATACTCTTGGAGAGGTGCTCGATTTTTACAGCATTGCTGACATTGTCTTTGTCGGGGGCAGTTTCGTCCCTATCGGCGGGCATAATCTATTGGAAGCCTCGTTGCTGGCCAAGCCGGTTTTGTTTGGCCAGCATGTGCATAACTTTAAAGAAATCTCCAAAAAATTGGTGCGGGCCGGGGCCGGGGTCAAAGTTAACGGGCTGCAGGAATTTGAAGATCAGTGTGTCCTGATGCTGAATGACCCAGCTCGTTGCCAGGCGATGGGTGAGGCCGGTCGCGCGCTGATTGTTGAAAATTCAGGGGCGACTGCGAGGACCATGCGCCACATCCGTGCGGCAATAGGTTGAGCGTGTCCCGGTTGGCAGAGCTACACAAGCGCCTGGTCCTGAACGGACCGAAAACAACAGGAGAAGCCCTGTTGTTTTTTATGCTGATTCCGGTGTCTATCCTCTATGGCGGGGTCAGCCGGATTAGGAATATCTGTTATGATTGTGGTCTGCTTCCTGTTTATCGAGGGCGGATACCGGTCGTTTCAGTCGGTAATCTTGCAGCGGGAGGAACCGGCAAAACGCCGGCGGTCGACTGGCTGGTCAAACAGTTTGCAAAGCAAGGGAAAAAAGCTGCAATTCTCAGCCGGGGTTATGGCGGGTCGCTGACCGCAGCCGCAGGAATTGTTGCCCGCGGAGACGGACGGCTCGAACTGGATGCGGAGACTGCAGGGGATGAACCCTGCCTGTTGGCGAAGAGAAATCCACATAACCCGGTGGTGGTGGCCAGAAAACGGAAAAACGGTATCCGGTTGATCGAAAAATCATTCGATGTCGATGTCATCGTTCTTGACGACGGGTTTCAACATCGCGCTGTGGCGCGTGACTTTGATCTGGTCCTGCTTGATGATGCGAATCCCCTTGGGAACGGCTTCCCTTTGCCCGCTGGAAACCTGCGGGAATTCCCACGCGGACTCAAGCGGGCCGATTATCTTCTGCTGACTCGGTCTGCTGCAACGGGGAAGGCGAGTTTTTGTGGCATTCCAGCAGTTCGAGCCCGTTATCGGTTGGCTGAGAATGCTCTGACTTTAAACGGAGAATTTAAAAGCCTGACTGAACTGAGTGGCCTCAAGCTGGTTGCCTTTGCCGGCATCGCCCATCCGGAAAGTTTTTTCTCCGCTTTGGAATCAGTGAGCCAATTGTCCTTAGTGGGCAAGGTTGATTTGCCCGACCATGCCCACTATGACCAGAATTTTATACGGCGGATTCATGAAGCTGGCCGGGATGCCGATGCGTTCATCACCACTGAAAAGGATGCCGTCAAGCTGGCTCCGGACATGTTTGAACGTCCCTGTTATCAAGTTCCGCTGGTGTTGGACATGGAGCAGGAAAATGACTTGGTTGACCTGATATGCTCACGGATATGGAGATGACCTATGCCGATAAATGATGCTCTTCTGGAAATCCTTGCCTGTCCTAAATGCAAGGGATCGCTAACCCAAGATCTCAATAAGGTCGGGCTTGTTTGCGAGAACTGTCAATTACGCTACCCGATACGTGATGATATCCCGGTGATGTTGATTGATGAAGCAGAGCAGCTTTAACCCCGCTGAGTTAGCAGGGAGCAGGGTCCTGATCCTCAGCGACGGGAAACCTGGACATTTTAACCAGACGGTAGCTTTTGCCCGACATCTCGGCTGCAGCTATGATGTGGTTTCGGTGGCCTTGAGATCAAGGGCCTTGAAATGGCTGAGTTATCTTTTGGACAATTGTGGGATACATCGGTCCTGGCTGTTTTCTGCGACGGTGCCTGAACAGCAATATTCTGCCGTGGTGTCGGCTGGCTCCGGAACTTACTATGCCAACAAGACAATAGCCCGGCAGCTCGGCTGTCCGGCGGTTGCCATCATGTATCCACGGGGGTATCGGTTGGATTTTGATTTGATCGTTGCCCAGGAGCACGATCGGCCGCCAGAGAAAGCCAATATCTTGAGCATACCGGTCAATCTTTCCTACGCTGAGCCGAAAGGGGTGGTTACTCCTGCTCCGGGGGAACGCTATATTGCGTTTATCATCGGCGGCGACAGTTCCCGGGGACGGCTGGAGGCAAGGCCTCTCGAACAACAGATCAAATGTATTCTCGAGCTGTTCCCGGAACATAGGGTCTGGCTCACCACCTCAAGGCGAACGCCAGCGGCCGTCGATAAAATGTTGCGACAATTCGATTATACCAGAGCGGTGTTTTACTCGGAAGAGCAGGTGAATCCGATTGCCGATTTCCTGGCTTACAGTGAGTATGTGTTTTTAACCGCCGACTCCAGTTCAATGATCAGTGAGGCGGTTTGTTCTGGAGCGGCTGCGGTGGAAATTCTGCCTTTGCTGGCAGGACGTCGGGAAAGAGGGAAGTTGAGTTTTCTTATTGAAAGATTAGAGCAATTGGGAAGTCTGCATGTCTTTGATGGCCGGGTCGGTGCAGCTGATCGAAAAATTCACCAGGCGGATATCCTGAACGGCATTGCCAAATGAAAATAATGCAGTTGTTACCTGAACTCAACGAAGGCGGGGTCGAGCGCGGCGTGGTCGAGCTCAACCGCGAACTGGTCAAGCGGGGAATTGACAGCGTCGTCATGAGTGCAGGAGGAAAGCTGGCAGGAACAATTGAAAAAGATGGCGGTCGGCATATCATCTTTGATCTGTGCAGCAAAAATCCACTGACCGCAATGACTCGAGTGCGGCGACTGCGCGAAATCCTGAACTCTGTTCAGCCCGATATCCTCCATGCCCGCAGTCGCGTACCGGCCTGGCTAACGGTCTTTGCCAACCGCAAGCTGCAGATTCCTTTTGTTACGACAGTCCATGGTTACAACAGCGTCAATGCCTATAGCCGGGTCATGACTTACGGGGATATGGTAATCTGCGTCAGTACCGGAATAAAAGCCTATATTCAGCAACACTATTCAATTTCCGATGACAAAATGACAGTGATTCATCGCGGCGTTGATCCGGAGCTATTCAATCCTTCCAGGGTGAACATGTCGTGGTTGGAATTGTTTCAGAAAGAGCATTGTCTTAGCAACAAGTATATCGTAACCTCGGTCGGCCGAATCACGGAGCTAAAGGATTACGAAACCTTTATCCACGCGGTAAAAGATGCTGCTGAGGCAATCCCCAATATTTGCGGGTTGATTGTCGGTGGGGTTCGGCACGACAAACAAGCCTATTTCGAGCGGCTAAAGAAACTAGTTGCCGAGCTGGGTGCTGAGGAGCAGATTGTTTTTGCCGGCAGCCAGAGCGAGATAGCGGCTATTTATGCGCTGAGTAATGCGCTGGTTTCGTGCTCCAAAAAGCCAGAAAGCTTCGGGCGCACCCTGATTGAAGCCATGGCTATGAACACTCCGGTTATTGCTACCCGGCACGGCGGTGCGCTGGATATCATCGAAGAAGGAAAAAATGGTTTCCTGTTCGAACCGGGCAATGTGGCCGAGTTGGCCGAAGCGCTGAAGCGACAGAAAGAGTTGCCCAGCGATGGTTTACGGGAATATGTCCTCAGCCGTTTTTCGCTGGCACAGATGGTTGAGAAAACGGTCGCAGTCTATGTCCAGTTGTTAAAAAAAATATCTTCGGAGCGGTAAGCCCAGAAAGATTTATCAGGTATCAAATATGGCTGAGCAATCTGTCAAAAATGTCATCTGCATGAAATGGGGATCCCTGTATGGTGCGGATTACGTCAATCTTTTATATGCAATGGTGCGCAGGAACCTCGCTGGGCCACTGAGGTTTGTTTGCCTGACGGATAATTCAGCCGGTATTCGGCCCGAAGTTGAGTGCTTTTCCTGTCCTGAAGTCGATATCCCCGCCCCCTATAATTTGAAAGGATGGCGCAAACTGAGTACCTATGCGCCTTCGTCTGACCTGTTCGGTTTGGAAGGTGACTGGCTGTTTCTGGACCTTGATGTTGTGATCACCGGCCGCCTGGATGAGTTTTTCAGTTATCAGCCGGAGAAAACCTTTGTGGTTATGCAGAATTGGAGCCAGCCGGGTCGCGGCATAGGGAATACCTCAGTCTACCGTTTCCGGGTTGGAGAACATCATTACCTGCTTGACAACCTGATTCGGAATCATCAGGAGATCCTGACGTCTTATCCCAATTCCCAAACCTATATCAGTCGCTCGGTAAAAGAACTCAGTTTCTGGCCGGATGACTGGTGTGTACTGTTCAAGGTGCAATGTGTCCCTGCCTGGCCGCAACGGTTCTGGAAGGAGCCGGTACTGCCGCCCCATGCCCGCGTGGTTGCGTTTCCCGGTGTGCCCAATCCGCATCAAGCGGTCAATGGTGAATGGCCGGTCAAAAAGGCGTATAAGCGTCTTTATAAAACTATTCGGCCGGTGCGTTGGATTAAGCATTACCGGAAGGATACATAAATAAAATTTTTATGTTTTAGCTACAAAGAGTATCTTGCCTATGCCGCATGCAGGATAGGAATAGATAAGTCTGAATCCTCAACGAAATGATCGAAGAAGTCTCTGTCGTTGTGGAAAGTGGGTATATGAATGAACTCATCAAAAAAGAACACCCCCAAACTGAATATCCTCTGTTATCGCTGGGGAACAAAATATGGTGTTGAGTATGTGAATACGCTTTTTGCGATGGTGCGGAGGCATCTCTCTATAGAGCATACTTTTCATTGCATTACTGACTGTACTGAGGGGCTTCAGGATGGGATTGTCGCTCATCTTCTGCCTGTCACCGGAGTTACCGGAATATGGCAAAAGCTCATGACCTTTCAAGACAATTTTCTTGGTTTACAAGGTCAATGGGTTGTCAGTCTGGATCTAGATATTGTTGTTGTGGGGAGCCTGGATTTCCTTGTCGAGCAGCCAGAACACGATTTTTTGATAGCACGGAACTGGAGTAAAGATGCCAAAGCAGGAACCGGAGCCAGAGGGAGTGGCTCGGTATATCGATTAAAAGTCGGCTCACATGCCTTCATCTGGGAAAAACTGATCAAGAATTTTGACGGTGCGGTTAATCGTTATCACGGTAAAAATAGAGACGTTGGTGAACAGAATTGGTTGAATGCCCACATTGAAAAATTTCACTATTTTAGCGAAGGAAAGGTCGTTTCTTTTAAACGCCACTGCCACGCTAAAGGTCATAAGTTTTTGGGGATCAATACTGCTAAAATAGGCAAAGCGGTCCCTCCGGTTGAGGCTGCAGTGGTGTCGTTTCATGGAGATCCGTTGCCGCCAGATGTCATGTACTCACACTATGGGGTTTGGCGACATGCTCCATTTGTCAAACAGAACTGGCGCCCCTCCAGGAATGAGTTGTTGCATTTTGGCATTGTCATTCCAACATATAACCGTCCGGATGACCTCAGGGAGGCTCTGGAGTCATTGTTGGCACAAAGTTATCCTCATTGGGTTGCGGTCATTGTCAATGATGCATCAACGGCTGATTATTCTGGTATTGAAAAAAGCTATACAGATGACCGATTCATCTTTATCAGTAAAGATCACAATGGGGGAATTAATGCTGCCAGAAATGTCGGTATTGACTACCTGACGGGACGAGGAATCGATTTTGTATCTTTTTTGGATGACGATGATATCTTTGCTCCTGACTTTTTGGAAAATTCAATTTCGGTCATCAGGCAACATCCTGAATACGACTGGTTTATGTCCAATAATTACGGGGAGCGAAAGACATCACAACGCGACATTGAAAGTATAAAAGTGATCGATTGGATTGATGATTACATTTACGGGAAATTGCGAGGCGATAAGGCTCACTTGTTCGCTATGCCACTGCTAAGCGGCATTCGTCTGGATGAGCGTTTTCGCGCATCCAATAGATGGCGTTTTTTTATCGATTTGAATGAGAGAACTCCGATACTGGCATACCCCAATGCTTCTATTCGCAAGCGTTATCAGGACGGTGGAATTACCAAAGGAGTAAAGGGCAAGTACAAGGGCCCAAAAACAATGCTTGAAATTCGATCCCGCTTTGAGAAACATGCTTATGTTATTAGTCGTCGGCCATTTACTTTTTCCGCGTATAAATATCTCTTACTGGAGTTGCTGAAAACTCCTAAGCGCTTGGTGATGCTTTTTATGCAATAGAAAGGCCGTTATCTTTCTTCGGTAATAGCCGGTATTTTTGGGATGAATCATTATGAAAAATAAAATTAAAGTAGTGCAGGCTTTATTAACTTTAGGTGAGGGGGGAGCTCAAACTTATTTTGAAAAAATGGTTTACGCTTTCCAGGACGATCCCGAAATAGATCAGCGTGTAATAACTGTATCATTATCAAACCGTTTGAAACGATTTGATAATGCGGGAATCAACTATCTCGCGACAGGAAACTTCCGTTCAGATAAAGCGCCTCATCGTTTTGTCCAGTCACTGTTTGCCAAATATAATGATCGGCGGAGAATTAAACGCTATCTTGATGATTTCCAGCCAGAGGTTATTGTGAGTTATCACAATACTGCACCAGAAATTATTCACTATCCTTCAGCAGTCCATATCGCAAGGATGGGGCACGGAAACTCGAAGAGAACCTATGCGAATTGTGATTTTATTGTTGTGAATCAGCCAACACTGCGGCATCAGATTCTAGCCAAGGGCTGGTCCAAACAACGTATTGAGGTGATTTCAAATTTTGCGGAATTTCCGGAGGCATTACAATCTTCAGGGGATATGCCCGAGTTACCATCTGGAGCCAGAGTCTTGCTGACTCTTGGCCGTCTTCATCCCGCCAAAGCGCAGGATACTCTGATCGAGGCGATGGCGCTCTTACCGGAAAATACCTGCTTGTTGATTGCCGGGGCCGGGCGGTTGGAAAAACAACTTAAATTGTTGGTGGAATCTCTGAATCTGTCGCAAAGAGTATTTTTTCTCGGATTGCGGCGTGACGTACCTGCTTTGCTACAAATGGCCGATGTCGTATTACTACCTAGCCGTTACGAGCCCTTGGGCAATGTGATTTTAGAAGCATGGCAAGCCCGTAAACCGATAATCGCCGCCAATAGCGATGGTCCACGTTGGTTGATAGAGAATGGAAAAAACGGACTTTTATTCAATATAGATGAAGTGAAGTCCTGTGCAGATCAGATTAAGTATCTACTGGATATGCCTAACTCTCAGTTGCAGGAGATGCTGGACGCTGGTTCAGAAAAGTTGCAGGAGTATTTCTCTAAAGAAGTGATTGTTGGGCAATACAAAGCTCTTTTTAGAAAACTTATAAATTCTCGTCTTAAATAAAAAAATGATTGGAAAATTATGAATATTCTTCTATTGCGGCCTCTGATTACAATTCGTAATCACAATAGTTTTAAAGAACGCCTGAATGGAAAGAAGAAGCCTGAGAGTCTAAAAAAGATTTTTTTAAAGTCAATAAAAAATATTTCTCTTATAGAAATAAATACTAGAGCTGTAGTATTTTCTGGAAAGGGTAATGGTCCTGCGTTTAAACGAGAAAGAGAATATCTTCATTCAATCCTTCCCGAGGTAGTTTTTTGCTCTACTCAATCTAAGAAAAATTTTTTTAAACGAAGCCTGCTAACCCTATCATTACTTGTCTACATTCTTCCTCTCTTACCAAGATTACTTCGGTTGTTAAAATCTTTTCGTAATAATAAAAGGATAACTGATTTAGATCGAGGGAAGTTTTTTTTATTTCTTATCGATTTCCTTGCCTATCAGTATTTTTTTACGATAAAAGGGGTAAAGCCAAAAGGAGTTATAGCGCATGCCCTGCTTTCTCCTAGAGGGTTATCTCTTATTACTGCTGCCATAAAGGAGCGCATTCCCAGTATATTTATTCTTCATGGCGCATGTACTCCCTTTACCCCCGATATTTCCTATCCGACATTTCCTGTTGATCTGCATCTGTTGAAAAGCCAGGCTAGTTATGATCGTATCGGTATTGAAGCCGATTTAGCAAAACGCATTGTTTTTTATGGTTTGCCTGGGAATGAGGCCCCACTTCGCTCACCGCCTAAGACTATTAATAGATTTGGGATCTGTCTGCCCTATGCAGTTGTTTTGCGGGATTTGAATAGCCTGTTGGATCATGTCTGGGAGACATTCTCTCCAGGAAACATTGTGATCCGTTTTCATCCACGTGATCCACTCGGTAAAACATATCGGAGAGAGAATGTTCAGATCTCCCCAAAGGGTGAGACAATTCAGGGCTTTGCTGAGTCTTGTGATTTGATCATTGCTGGAAATACCTCTGCTATTCTCGATATTTTGAAGATAGGTTGTCCGGTTATTTATGTCGCAAATCTTGATTCCTTTGGCTGGGATGTCTATGGTTTTGTGAAGGTCGGGCTCGTTCCTGGCTTTTCTGCATTTGAAAATATAACTTTAAGAGAACTGGGCATAGTATATCTTGATAATGAATGGCAGAACAAAATGATTTATTTTGATTCGAGTTATGGGAAAAGTAGGCAGGCTATAAATGATGGAGTTAAATCTGAAATTCTTTCGCTAATTGCTAAACAACCTTGCGATTGATTTTTTGCCCTGTTTAGATTTTTTCTGAAAAATACCCTAGATACAAAAGTGATGCCCCTTGTTCTCTTCCAGCCAAGCTTTGACGAGCTTACTGTGATGAACCCACAGGTTGTCCAGAATCAGAAACACTTTGCGTTCAATGGCCTTGATCCTTGACCAGCCGGGATATAAATTTGATCAGCACCTTGGCGGTCATACAGCATGAGCCGTACCTTGCTACGATTGGTGGTTGACGAGATCATATTGATTCGGCTCTTGGCGGTCTTGGTTCGCAGCGCCGGGGTTTTCCTTTGGGAGCAAAGCCTCTGCATGGTAAGTATCGTTCTGGATTTCGATTTCCTAATCACCATGGTGGCGGCCGCACTGCCCTGGCTTGATGGCCTCAAGGCCTTCCCGTTCGTACTTTTTGCAGATGGTAGTGATATGGCTTTGGCTGAGATCGACGATTTCGGAAATGGACTTGCTGTCCAGACTTTATTCGCGTAAACGAACGACCTGCTTATGAAGTTTGTGCTGCGCCTGTTGGCTGAGTTTTCTGGCGTTGAAGTTATTCGACGTCTTAGTAACACATTATAAAGAAAAATCGATTATTCATTCAGCAGGGCAATCTGCTAGAAATCACAGGATATTCACGTAATCCAAATTTGTTATAGAGAAATAGCTCAAGGAATGGCTAAGGGAAATTTTCATATATGAAATTTTATAAAAAATTAAACAAGAAAGTCAAAAAGGTTTCTTGTCAGGTTTTCACTTTGAGGGGACAATTGATAGATTGTTTTTTTATAGAATTTCAAAAATTTTTAAATATTTTTAAAAAAAAGAGGCCAAATTATTTTATTGTTTGTGGGTTTTCAGAAAGAGATAAGCTTCATCTTGTAAAGATGATGAAAGAAATTTTTAAAGATGATAAAGATTATCTTTTTTTCTCTGGATCCTCTGCGTTAGAAACAAAGAGGATTTTAAATAAAAATATAATATCAAATTCTGAAATCGATATTATTGAGTTTGAAAAAATTTCAACTTTATTTGGTTCATCTCGTTGTCTTAAAATTATTTGTTTGGTCAGAGATCCTCGCGATTTAATATCCTCATTTCATCCATCAACACCTGGACAATTTTTCCAAGGATATGACTATCGGTTTTTTTTAAAGGATAATATTAAAAGCTATACTGATCCAGGGATATCGACTATTTATAATTGCATAAAATCAATTGAAAATAACAATGAAGCTATTATTAAAATTAAAAATGAAAATTTAAACGAATCCCTGGAAAAAGAAATAACGAAGTTAGCTAATTTTATAGATTTTGATTTTTCTGGTGGTAGGGAGAAATTTGATGAAATATTTTCTGGTTTAGATATCCCTGAAGAGAAGTTTAAAAAACAGAAAATAGTCTCTGATGCACCGTCATGGGTACAAGATGAAAGGCTTATTCGTGTTGTTAGACAAATTAAATTATGCGGTGCTATTGAAGCAATAGCTTGTTCTCTTGGTTATCTCTCTTTGGATGAGATTCTAGATGAATATGGGATAACTGTTCCTTCCTTAACTATTAACTATGGCACGATCGTTTTATTTTATACTGATGATGATTTATATAAAAATGAAGCAGAGCGATGTATAAAATATATAGAAAAACTAGGTTTGAAATATGATGCAACAGTGATTCCTAAGAAGAGTCAGTGGGTCGAAAATTGTGCTATGAAATCCAAGATCCTTTTAGATGCGAGAAAACGTTTAAGAGGGCCGATTCTCTACGTTGATGTAGATGCTGTGATCCATAAGGATCCGTGGCCGTATTTGTCCCAATATGAGGGTGATTTAGCTGTCTATTTTCATTCAAATGGGGAGCTGATGTCCGGAACGATTCTTATTAATGATACGCAAAAAGCAATGTGCCTGCTCGAAGAGTGGGTGGCCTCGCAGGATAGCAGTCCTTTGGAGTGGGACCAGAGAGTTTTGGAAGAATTAATATCTTCCTATGAAAAAAATGATAATTCAGGGACAAGGAAGATCAATATCCAAAGGCTTCCTCCTAGTTTTTGTTATGTTTTTGATAAATTGTACTCATCTTTTTATGGAGAAATATTTATTGAGCATCTTCAGGCAAGTAGACAGGTTAAACGTCCGCTAGGTTCCGGGTCTGTTCGTAGGGAAAACAGAATTTTGGAGATCCATGAGAATGCCGGTAGTGATGGGAGTTGATGCAAGAGGGGGGGCAATTTTCCTGAAATTACATCGTTCCTATTTAAGAGTTGATTTTATGGCTCCGGAAGGATCTGCTTATTAAAAGCACTTTTTTTAAACTTCATTTGGAGCTAGAGCTGGTGGCCGCG
The Pelobacter seleniigenes DSM 18267 DNA segment above includes these coding regions:
- a CDS encoding glycosyltransferase family 4 protein, with protein sequence MQLLPELNEGGVERGVVELNRELVKRGIDSVVMSAGGKLAGTIEKDGGRHIIFDLCSKNPLTAMTRVRRLREILNSVQPDILHARSRVPAWLTVFANRKLQIPFVTTVHGYNSVNAYSRVMTYGDMVICVSTGIKAYIQQHYSISDDKMTVIHRGVDPELFNPSRVNMSWLELFQKEHCLSNKYIVTSVGRITELKDYETFIHAVKDAAEAIPNICGLIVGGVRHDKQAYFERLKKLVAELGAEEQIVFAGSQSEIAAIYALSNALVSCSKKPESFGRTLIEAMAMNTPVIATRHGGALDIIEEGKNGFLFEPGNVAELAEALKRQKELPSDGLREYVLSRFSLAQMVEKTVAVYVQLLKKISSER
- a CDS encoding putative nucleotide-diphospho-sugar transferase; protein product: MKFYKKLNKKVKKVSCQVFTLRGQLIDCFFIEFQKFLNIFKKKRPNYFIVCGFSERDKLHLVKMMKEIFKDDKDYLFFSGSSALETKRILNKNIISNSEIDIIEFEKISTLFGSSRCLKIICLVRDPRDLISSFHPSTPGQFFQGYDYRFFLKDNIKSYTDPGISTIYNCIKSIENNNEAIIKIKNENLNESLEKEITKLANFIDFDFSGGREKFDEIFSGLDIPEEKFKKQKIVSDAPSWVQDERLIRVVRQIKLCGAIEAIACSLGYLSLDEILDEYGITVPSLTINYGTIVLFYTDDDLYKNEAERCIKYIEKLGLKYDATVIPKKSQWVENCAMKSKILLDARKRLRGPILYVDVDAVIHKDPWPYLSQYEGDLAVYFHSNGELMSGTILINDTQKAMCLLEEWVASQDSSPLEWDQRVLEELISSYEKNDNSGTRKINIQRLPPSFCYVFDKLYSSFYGEIFIEHLQASRQVKRPLGSGSVRRENRILEIHENAGSDGS
- the lpxK gene encoding tetraacyldisaccharide 4'-kinase gives rise to the protein MAELHKRLVLNGPKTTGEALLFFMLIPVSILYGGVSRIRNICYDCGLLPVYRGRIPVVSVGNLAAGGTGKTPAVDWLVKQFAKQGKKAAILSRGYGGSLTAAAGIVARGDGRLELDAETAGDEPCLLAKRNPHNPVVVARKRKNGIRLIEKSFDVDVIVLDDGFQHRAVARDFDLVLLDDANPLGNGFPLPAGNLREFPRGLKRADYLLLTRSAATGKASFCGIPAVRARYRLAENALTLNGEFKSLTELSGLKLVAFAGIAHPESFFSALESVSQLSLVGKVDLPDHAHYDQNFIRRIHEAGRDADAFITTEKDAVKLAPDMFERPCYQVPLVLDMEQENDLVDLICSRIWR
- a CDS encoding glycosyltransferase family 2 protein; translated protein: MNSSKKNTPKLNILCYRWGTKYGVEYVNTLFAMVRRHLSIEHTFHCITDCTEGLQDGIVAHLLPVTGVTGIWQKLMTFQDNFLGLQGQWVVSLDLDIVVVGSLDFLVEQPEHDFLIARNWSKDAKAGTGARGSGSVYRLKVGSHAFIWEKLIKNFDGAVNRYHGKNRDVGEQNWLNAHIEKFHYFSEGKVVSFKRHCHAKGHKFLGINTAKIGKAVPPVEAAVVSFHGDPLPPDVMYSHYGVWRHAPFVKQNWRPSRNELLHFGIVIPTYNRPDDLREALESLLAQSYPHWVAVIVNDASTADYSGIEKSYTDDRFIFISKDHNGGINAARNVGIDYLTGRGIDFVSFLDDDDIFAPDFLENSISVIRQHPEYDWFMSNNYGERKTSQRDIESIKVIDWIDDYIYGKLRGDKAHLFAMPLLSGIRLDERFRASNRWRFFIDLNERTPILAYPNASIRKRYQDGGITKGVKGKYKGPKTMLEIRSRFEKHAYVISRRPFTFSAYKYLLLELLKTPKRLVMLFMQ
- a CDS encoding ELM1/GtrOC1 family putative glycosyltransferase yields the protein MKQSSFNPAELAGSRVLILSDGKPGHFNQTVAFARHLGCSYDVVSVALRSRALKWLSYLLDNCGIHRSWLFSATVPEQQYSAVVSAGSGTYYANKTIARQLGCPAVAIMYPRGYRLDFDLIVAQEHDRPPEKANILSIPVNLSYAEPKGVVTPAPGERYIAFIIGGDSSRGRLEARPLEQQIKCILELFPEHRVWLTTSRRTPAAVDKMLRQFDYTRAVFYSEEQVNPIADFLAYSEYVFLTADSSSMISEAVCSGAAAVEILPLLAGRRERGKLSFLIERLEQLGSLHVFDGRVGAADRKIHQADILNGIAK
- a CDS encoding glycosyltransferase; protein product: MKNKIKVVQALLTLGEGGAQTYFEKMVYAFQDDPEIDQRVITVSLSNRLKRFDNAGINYLATGNFRSDKAPHRFVQSLFAKYNDRRRIKRYLDDFQPEVIVSYHNTAPEIIHYPSAVHIARMGHGNSKRTYANCDFIVVNQPTLRHQILAKGWSKQRIEVISNFAEFPEALQSSGDMPELPSGARVLLTLGRLHPAKAQDTLIEAMALLPENTCLLIAGAGRLEKQLKLLVESLNLSQRVFFLGLRRDVPALLQMADVVLLPSRYEPLGNVILEAWQARKPIIAANSDGPRWLIENGKNGLLFNIDEVKSCADQIKYLLDMPNSQLQEMLDAGSEKLQEYFSKEVIVGQYKALFRKLINSRLK
- a CDS encoding Trm112 family protein; the protein is MPINDALLEILACPKCKGSLTQDLNKVGLVCENCQLRYPIRDDIPVMLIDEAEQL
- a CDS encoding 3-deoxy-D-manno-octulosonic acid transferase; protein product: MVYLLYNFILLLSSLFLVPYYLVHGLRYGKSRRGIRERLGYFTAEFQSKVQGRRIIWLHAVSVGETRAAIPLIRELRKDYPDFLILVSNVTETGHSIACEVPGIDHCIFFPFDFSWTVRKVFQLIAPELVIIVETEIWPNFTRQAKRLGIPLILVNGRLSDRSYPRYRFARFLLRPVLDCFAAFCMQSQTDAERIVSLGVECAKVENTGNMKFDHELKNHSDDVVAQRKDSYRIPEQAAVIVAGSTHDGEEQLLLESFQRISQRVSRELRLVIIPRHPERKKEVLNLFRGTGLQGRLRTELKTDDALLNGDEVLVVDTLGEVLDFYSIADIVFVGGSFVPIGGHNLLEASLLAKPVLFGQHVHNFKEISKKLVRAGAGVKVNGLQEFEDQCVLMLNDPARCQAMGEAGRALIVENSGATARTMRHIRAAIG